The Candidatus Margulisiibacteriota bacterium genome contains the following window.
CGGAAGCCGACTCCCTGGACCCGCCCGGAATAAATGACGTGCGCTCGTTTCTTCATCAACTAAATTATAGCATCCGACTGGGTGAGGAGGTGTTGACGACCTGAAGAAAATAGGCGATAATGAGTTCATGCCAAGACAAAAACAAAAAGAGATCAAGCGGCGCCAAAAACGGGCTAAAGAGACCAAGCGGAAAAAAGGCCTGCTCAAAAAACGCTCCTAATTTCTACGTTTTAACCAAGACCGCGACTGATTCAATATGGCTGGTGTGCGGGAACATATCAACTGGTTGAACAACGGTAGTTTTATAGCTTCTTTGTTCCAGAAACTTTAGGTCTCGCGCTAAGGTTTCCGGGTTGCAAGAGACATAGATAATCTTTTTCGCTTCCGAGCGCGCCACTCCCATCAGGACTTTTTCGGTACAACCGCCTCGCGGCGGGTCAAGGACCACTACGTCGGCTTTTTTGGTCAGCAGGTGCTCGACCTTGCCGTGTTTCATGGTGATCTTCACGAAATTATTAAGCTTGATATTTTCCAGCGCGTCTTTGACCGCCGGCTCGCACTCTTCGATCCCCACAACTTCCCGGGCTTTGGTCGAAAGCCAAAAAGCGATCGGCCCGATGCCGGCAAAAGCGTCGATTACCAATTCCCGGCCGGTCAGAGCGGCTAAGTCTCGCACCGCGTCGTATAGCTTGACCGCCTGGACCGGATTGACCTGGTAGAAAGAAGGAAGCTGGATCTTAAACGTATATTTCCCCAGCTTGTCGATGATAAAGGTCCCGCCGAAGAGGGAATTATACTTATCCCCCAGGATCACGTTATTCTTAAAATTGTTGATGTTCTGGACGATCCCGACGATCCGCCGCTTTTCTTCGTAGCGGGGATAATCCTGATGGCGGGCAACCAGCCGGTGCATTAATCGTTCCTGCCGCTTGATCTCGTCGGCGACGGTGTAGCCGGCAGGGAGTCCGCGGCCGTTGACGACGATCCCCAGCAGCATTTCGTTGGTCGCGAAAGCGCTCCGGCCGATAAAGTGGCGGAGGACCCCCTGGCCAGTCTTTTCGTCGTAAGCGGACAAGCCGCGCCGTTCAAAGACCTTGTGGGCGATCAGCGCGACTTCGGTCAGGAACGGGTCCTGGATGTAGCACTCTTTTATGTTAACCACTTCGTGTGACCGGGGCTTAAAGTACCCCATTTGCAACCGGCCGTTCTGCGACCGGATCGGGAATTGGATCTTATTGCGATAGAACCACGGCTCGTCCATTCCCAGGACCGGTTCAACTTTGACGTCGGTAAGTCCCTGGGCAGTGAGACAATCTTTAACGTATTGCTGTTTGAGCTCCAGCTGCAAAGGATACGGGATATCCTGCAGTTGGCAGCCGCCGCAAACCCCAAAATACGGGCAGCGCGGCTCGATCCGCTCTTTGACGCTTTTGATCAGTTTTTCGTCCATCTCAATGATTATACTCCATATATCTCTTTCCGCTTGATTGCCCTTTAATTTCACTCTGAAATTCCCGCCGATTTTTGCCGATATATATTCGGAGGGATTACCATGAAAACCTTAAAAACAGTCCGCACGGTCCTAAGCCAGGAAGAGATCAAAGGGACCTACGTTTTATTCCGCGACCTCGGCGCCGGCTTCGGTGAAGCGGTTTCCGGCACCTA
Protein-coding sequences here:
- the rlmD gene encoding 23S rRNA (uracil(1939)-C(5))-methyltransferase RlmD, which gives rise to MDEKLIKSVKERIEPRCPYFGVCGGCQLQDIPYPLQLELKQQYVKDCLTAQGLTDVKVEPVLGMDEPWFYRNKIQFPIRSQNGRLQMGYFKPRSHEVVNIKECYIQDPFLTEVALIAHKVFERRGLSAYDEKTGQGVLRHFIGRSAFATNEMLLGIVVNGRGLPAGYTVADEIKRQERLMHRLVARHQDYPRYEEKRRIVGIVQNINNFKNNVILGDKYNSLFGGTFIIDKLGKYTFKIQLPSFYQVNPVQAVKLYDAVRDLAALTGRELVIDAFAGIGPIAFWLSTKAREVVGIEECEPAVKDALENIKLNNFVKITMKHGKVEHLLTKKADVVVLDPPRGGCTEKVLMGVARSEAKKIIYVSCNPETLARDLKFLEQRSYKTTVVQPVDMFPHTSHIESVAVLVKT